One genomic window of Sphingobacterium oryzagri includes the following:
- a CDS encoding sensor histidine kinase gives MRYRLGFAFLFGILWSVAARSQSAAALNQYSDSLYRELEKHSDIDQKAHALFDLSFFWGDYDSTRAFTYIAEAEALLGARKNQNYYRGISAFYKASTLFDSAPEAAKSYYLQANDFLAKTTDARAKRYQARAWGSYGALLQREGKVHLYVEVLLEKAIPLTEEIGDSTLLGNNLQNVAMTLMNMQQHAKADQYYKKAIAILENQQDADEQLFTLYVNAARNSLFQRLMPNARMLLNRAQLLDKKLPFSTYKPIYHAVEGRYWHQQGNISKALPQLDTALEVAKAIQSDDIIVRVLYDKVDILKEAGRMREAKQTLLQILPYVEQKPLLRNKQLVYYDIAQVNTRLGDYKEATEWYEQYKVITDSLFAHAGEARLLELEKKYETAEREKELLAAKTVNQAQELSLGRAKNWLFITGLSCLLLLLLSIMWYNAVRTRKRLAAQQDLLHQEEVKTLQQRAKIHVFNAMVQGQEKERSRIARDLHDGLGGMLASVKLKLSAVANQEKETNEQEGNTMDLYHIIQQLDQSVNELRRVARNMMPESLLYMGLEAALRDLCRAMSQPSMRVSFEAHDLRNDYDQSFLIAVYRIVQELLTNAVKHSQATHVWLQCNESEGHVYLSVEDNGIGFDYASTVNHERGIGLSNIKNRVDLLNGQLEVDSVIGKGTSFHIDLDLNG, from the coding sequence ATGCGCTATCGCTTAGGGTTTGCTTTTCTTTTTGGAATATTGTGGTCTGTTGCTGCTCGATCGCAATCCGCGGCAGCGCTAAACCAATATAGTGACAGCCTGTATCGGGAGCTGGAAAAACATAGCGATATCGATCAGAAAGCACATGCGCTTTTTGATTTAAGTTTCTTTTGGGGCGATTACGATAGCACACGCGCATTTACATACATTGCAGAAGCCGAAGCGCTGCTCGGTGCCAGGAAAAACCAAAATTATTACCGCGGTATTTCCGCTTTTTACAAAGCCTCTACCTTGTTTGACAGCGCACCCGAAGCTGCAAAATCCTATTACCTGCAAGCCAACGATTTTTTGGCGAAAACAACCGATGCACGTGCAAAACGTTACCAAGCGCGTGCGTGGGGAAGTTATGGAGCCTTGTTACAACGGGAAGGCAAGGTACATCTTTACGTCGAAGTATTGTTGGAAAAAGCGATACCGCTTACGGAGGAAATAGGCGATTCTACCTTGCTGGGCAACAACTTGCAGAATGTCGCCATGACGTTGATGAATATGCAGCAGCACGCGAAAGCGGATCAGTACTATAAAAAAGCGATCGCAATACTCGAAAATCAACAAGATGCAGACGAACAGTTGTTTACGTTGTATGTAAACGCCGCGAGAAACAGTTTGTTTCAGCGCCTGATGCCCAATGCACGGATGCTTCTAAATCGTGCGCAACTGCTCGACAAGAAGTTGCCATTTTCAACATATAAACCCATCTATCACGCAGTAGAGGGCAGATATTGGCATCAGCAGGGAAACATATCCAAGGCTTTGCCGCAACTGGATACCGCACTGGAAGTCGCGAAAGCGATACAATCCGATGATATTATTGTACGCGTTTTATATGATAAGGTCGACATACTGAAGGAGGCGGGCCGCATGCGCGAAGCCAAGCAGACGCTGTTGCAAATCTTGCCATATGTAGAACAGAAACCGCTATTGCGTAACAAACAATTGGTGTATTACGACATTGCACAGGTCAATACACGATTGGGCGACTACAAGGAAGCTACCGAGTGGTACGAGCAGTATAAAGTGATAACAGATAGTCTGTTTGCACACGCTGGTGAAGCGCGACTGCTTGAGTTGGAGAAAAAATATGAAACGGCAGAGCGCGAAAAAGAGCTACTAGCCGCAAAAACAGTTAACCAAGCGCAGGAATTATCGTTGGGCCGCGCTAAAAATTGGTTGTTTATTACAGGTTTATCCTGTTTGCTGCTGTTGCTTTTGTCTATCATGTGGTACAATGCCGTACGTACGCGTAAACGACTTGCCGCGCAACAGGATTTACTGCATCAGGAAGAAGTAAAAACTTTGCAGCAACGGGCGAAAATTCATGTGTTTAACGCGATGGTGCAAGGACAGGAAAAAGAACGCAGCCGTATCGCGCGCGATTTGCACGATGGTCTGGGAGGAATGTTGGCCAGTGTTAAATTAAAGCTGTCCGCGGTTGCAAACCAAGAAAAGGAAACAAATGAACAGGAGGGAAACACGATGGACTTGTACCATATTATCCAACAATTGGATCAATCTGTAAACGAATTGCGGCGCGTAGCACGTAATATGATGCCCGAGTCGCTTCTGTATATGGGCTTGGAGGCCGCTTTGCGTGATCTGTGCCGAGCTATGTCGCAACCCAGCATGCGTGTATCTTTTGAAGCGCATGATCTGCGCAATGATTACGATCAATCGTTTTTGATTGCGGTTTATCGTATCGTGCAAGAGTTGTTGACTAATGCGGTGAAACACAGCCAAGCCACGCATGTATGGCTGCAATGCAATGAAAGTGAAGGACATGTTTACCTTTCGGTAGAAGATAATGGAATTGGATTTGACTATGCATCGACCGTAAACCATGAAAGGGGTATCGGACTTTCGAATATTAAGAATCGAGTAGACTTATTAAATGGTCAACTCGAAGTAGATTCCGTGATTGGGAAGGGAACCTCGTTTCATATAGATTTGGATTTAAATGGATAA
- a CDS encoding alkaline phosphatase family protein has product MGIHQMKKTGFILSMLMAMLWQTGITVGQTAKVKKALLVIVDGIPADVIEREDTPNIDAIAKSGGYTRAYMGGERAGYSQTPTISAVCYTSMITGTWGNKHNVWGNDVSDPNYHYWTIFRHVKEQQPERKLGIYSTWLDNRTKILGEGKEATNNLRLDYHYDGYELDTVRFPHDKMTTYISKIDEEVTRAASKSLRQEAPDLSWVYLQYTDNAGHIFGDAEGMYDAVRKADRQVGDIYNAIKYREQYFNEDWMLVVLTDHGRDVATGLSHGGQSARERTIWIATNHKALNSHFYAHQPAIVDILPSVARHLGIEIPKHQAWELDGVPFVGAVSIADAKAKLVDETIEVEWTAFSKTGQVELLITDTNKFKLAGPNQQDEYMSLGKFDVGKGAASVVLPKALRGKKMYKVVFAAEHNALNRWISK; this is encoded by the coding sequence ATGGGAATACATCAAATGAAAAAAACAGGCTTTATTTTAAGTATGCTGATGGCTATGCTGTGGCAGACTGGCATAACAGTTGGACAAACAGCAAAGGTGAAAAAAGCGCTGCTGGTAATCGTAGATGGTATTCCGGCCGATGTAATCGAACGGGAAGATACGCCAAATATAGACGCGATAGCGAAAAGTGGAGGTTATACGCGTGCTTACATGGGCGGTGAACGCGCAGGCTATTCGCAAACGCCAACAATTTCTGCAGTATGCTACACCAGTATGATTACAGGCACCTGGGGCAATAAACACAATGTCTGGGGAAATGACGTCTCGGATCCAAATTATCATTATTGGACGATTTTTCGACACGTAAAAGAACAACAACCCGAACGAAAACTCGGGATATATTCTACGTGGTTAGACAATCGTACCAAAATATTGGGAGAAGGTAAAGAAGCTACAAATAACTTAAGGTTAGACTATCATTATGATGGTTACGAACTTGATACGGTACGGTTTCCGCATGATAAAATGACAACGTATATCAGCAAGATCGACGAAGAAGTAACGCGCGCTGCCTCAAAAAGTCTTCGCCAAGAGGCACCAGATTTGAGCTGGGTTTACTTACAGTATACCGATAATGCTGGACATATCTTCGGCGACGCAGAAGGTATGTATGATGCGGTTCGTAAGGCTGATCGACAAGTTGGTGATATCTATAATGCGATCAAATATCGCGAACAATATTTTAATGAAGATTGGATGTTGGTAGTCCTCACCGATCACGGTCGTGATGTGGCAACAGGCCTCTCGCACGGCGGACAGTCAGCGCGAGAGCGCACGATTTGGATCGCAACCAATCATAAAGCGTTAAATAGCCATTTTTATGCTCATCAGCCAGCTATTGTTGATATTTTGCCATCGGTAGCGCGGCATCTCGGCATCGAGATACCGAAGCATCAAGCCTGGGAGCTGGATGGCGTTCCGTTTGTTGGTGCCGTATCTATCGCTGATGCAAAAGCTAAACTCGTCGATGAGACGATCGAAGTGGAATGGACGGCATTTTCCAAAACAGGACAAGTTGAACTGTTAATTACCGATACCAATAAATTTAAGCTTGCTGGTCCGAATCAACAAGATGAATACATGTCGCTCGGCAAATTTGATGTCGGCAAAGGCGCCGCTTCGGTTGTTTTACCCAAAGCCTTGCGCGGCAAAAAAATGTACAAGGTGGTTTTTGCTGCCGAGCATAACGCCCTTAACCGCTGGATAAGTAAGTAG
- a CDS encoding LytTR family DNA-binding domain-containing protein: MNLEYEIKQYFNRESLVYFPIPAQLLLSLMFTYFLFNPIANFLLLEGIVTFYYWTGFLAVLLLSSAALNLALQFTRHFDEKLPWIFYFQKRLIHQLLFSVLLPTLLIAFVLFLFCLWIEKDFIWTLTYLKDAFVFTLMFMLIVNLICMGWFLYKFAAYILHIYSQQAHRMTELERQSNVGIGAKALSAPYLSVLRVRFGLREEAVQTKDILLLRASAAGRQCFVKTSDSYFNFEENLESLATLLDPTQFYKVNRRYIVNRELINGYVVLKNRKIQLQLIAGYQTGADITVSREQAKYFINWFEK, translated from the coding sequence ATGAATTTGGAATACGAAATCAAGCAATATTTTAATCGAGAATCTTTGGTCTATTTCCCAATTCCCGCCCAGCTCTTGCTTAGTCTAATGTTTACGTATTTCTTGTTCAACCCTATAGCCAATTTTCTACTACTTGAAGGGATCGTTACCTTTTACTATTGGACCGGTTTTTTGGCTGTGCTTCTCTTATCCAGTGCCGCGCTAAATCTCGCTCTGCAGTTCACCAGACATTTTGATGAAAAATTACCCTGGATTTTCTATTTCCAAAAACGTCTTATCCATCAACTGCTATTTAGCGTGCTATTGCCTACGCTACTGATCGCTTTTGTGCTGTTTCTGTTTTGTCTGTGGATAGAGAAAGATTTTATATGGACCTTGACGTATTTGAAAGATGCGTTTGTATTTACGTTGATGTTTATGCTCATCGTAAACTTGATCTGCATGGGGTGGTTTTTATACAAATTCGCAGCATATATTTTACATATATATAGTCAACAGGCTCATAGGATGACCGAATTGGAACGTCAAAGTAATGTTGGCATTGGTGCAAAGGCGTTATCTGCACCCTATTTATCGGTGTTGAGAGTTCGTTTCGGCTTACGCGAAGAAGCTGTTCAAACGAAGGATATTCTGCTTCTACGTGCGTCCGCGGCTGGAAGACAGTGTTTTGTAAAAACAAGCGATAGCTACTTTAATTTCGAGGAGAATCTGGAAAGTTTAGCCACGTTGCTTGATCCTACGCAATTTTACAAAGTCAATAGACGGTATATCGTAAATCGGGAACTTATCAACGGATATGTTGTTCTAAAAAATAGGAAAATCCAATTGCAATTGATAGCTGGATACCAAACAGGAGCAGACATTACCGTAAGTAGAGAGCAGGCCAAATATTTTATAAATTGGTTTGAAAAATGA
- a CDS encoding metallophosphoesterase family protein: MKNNILTLLLSILLSSPFLVKAQQIKFAFLTDMHIHSDSTLNQVEQRLKSLSPSIDFILSGGDNVDIDNLKSEDIPQGEKRMMQLKGLLENTKKPYHMAIGNHDRLPGTLRDGKNDFQIFERVFGKTYYSFTHKGCTFIVLNSVEVADKQYTIKQEQIDWLKAVLEKTPTDQPIVVVSHVPFLSVYYPVLEGRYTTADTFNNQKQVFDMFEKHNLKLVLQGHMHLYEEIKVKGVQFITAGAVSGNWWQGVFHGTAPGHLQVELAKDTVKWEYIK; this comes from the coding sequence ATGAAAAACAACATCCTTACATTACTACTCAGCATTTTGCTGAGTAGTCCATTCTTGGTAAAAGCGCAGCAAATTAAATTTGCGTTTCTTACCGATATGCACATTCATAGTGATAGCACATTGAATCAAGTTGAGCAGCGGCTGAAAAGTCTTTCGCCATCTATCGATTTTATCTTGAGCGGCGGCGACAACGTGGATATTGATAACCTCAAGAGCGAAGATATTCCGCAAGGCGAAAAGCGAATGATGCAACTCAAAGGTCTGCTGGAAAATACTAAAAAGCCCTACCACATGGCTATTGGCAATCACGACAGGCTTCCAGGCACGTTGCGCGACGGAAAAAATGATTTCCAGATTTTTGAACGCGTATTTGGGAAAACTTACTACAGTTTTACGCATAAAGGCTGTACGTTTATCGTGTTAAACAGTGTCGAAGTTGCCGACAAGCAATACACAATCAAGCAAGAGCAAATCGATTGGTTAAAAGCCGTGTTGGAAAAAACGCCAACCGATCAACCCATCGTTGTCGTATCCCATGTGCCGTTTCTATCGGTGTATTACCCGGTGTTAGAAGGCCGTTACACCACCGCCGATACGTTTAATAATCAAAAGCAGGTGTTTGATATGTTTGAAAAGCATAACCTGAAATTGGTTTTGCAAGGACATATGCATTTGTATGAGGAAATTAAAGTCAAAGGCGTACAATTTATTACAGCAGGCGCCGTTTCTGGCAACTGGTGGCAAGGTGTGTTTCATGGCACGGCGCCAGGCCATTTGCAGGTCGAACTCGCAAAAGACACGGTAAAATGGGAATACATCAAATGA
- a CDS encoding SDR family NAD(P)-dependent oxidoreductase has product MKKQRTWFITGASKGFGLALTKLALSQGDNVISTSRNGDALRAAVGEHGANFLPLQVDITADSAVKQAIDHAIQHFGQIDVVVNNAGYSLVGSVEEMDDAAFRETMDVNLFATVHVIRHIMPHFRAQQTGHIINIASIAGYYGIPCAASYNAAKFAVVGLSEGLAKEVEPLGIHVTVIAPGEFRTNFMDKGSIKYVENRIPIYGIDEAEESWTASSGQQLGDPEKLVKIITEIVAMEKPPKRLLLGPDAYAMYTEQKATETEEIEQWKSTTLSTNFD; this is encoded by the coding sequence ATGAAGAAACAACGCACTTGGTTTATTACGGGCGCCTCCAAAGGCTTCGGATTGGCCTTAACCAAACTAGCCTTATCGCAAGGCGACAACGTGATATCCACCAGCCGGAATGGCGATGCACTTCGCGCAGCGGTTGGCGAACATGGCGCAAACTTCCTTCCCTTGCAAGTGGATATCACAGCGGACAGCGCGGTGAAACAAGCGATTGACCACGCCATCCAACACTTCGGACAAATCGATGTTGTTGTCAACAATGCCGGCTATTCGCTCGTTGGCAGTGTCGAAGAAATGGACGATGCAGCATTTCGCGAAACAATGGATGTAAATTTATTTGCTACCGTACATGTTATTCGTCATATTATGCCTCATTTTCGCGCACAGCAGACCGGACATATTATCAACATCGCGTCGATTGCAGGGTATTATGGTATCCCCTGCGCGGCAAGCTACAACGCTGCTAAATTTGCCGTCGTTGGGCTTTCTGAAGGACTCGCGAAGGAAGTTGAGCCACTTGGCATACATGTCACCGTGATTGCGCCGGGCGAATTTCGCACGAATTTTATGGATAAAGGGTCGATTAAATACGTGGAAAACCGTATTCCTATCTATGGTATTGATGAAGCCGAGGAAAGCTGGACTGCTTCCAGTGGCCAACAACTTGGCGATCCGGAAAAACTGGTGAAGATCATTACGGAGATCGTAGCAATGGAAAAACCACCGAAGCGTTTGCTATTAGGACCAGATGCCTACGCGATGTATACGGAGCAAAAAGCGACCGAAACCGAAGAAATTGAACAGTGGAAATCGACCACCTTGTCGACAAACTTTGACTAG
- a CDS encoding RagB/SusD family nutrient uptake outer membrane protein has product MNTYIKFATVAAVLALSSCNDDFMDRIPETEISRESFFNTADDLDLYLIGLYDFSGIGIYQADATTDNASTTGNMEIKNIMTGNASAATITTGWGRENWEQLRKANFFLENFDKAQISESEKAHYEGLGRYFRARFYVEKVKRFSDVPWIDKTLEVNDEEYLTAGRDPRELVVSKIMEDFEYAATHVHASASLGAVSKWVVLQEYSRFALYEGTYRKYHNELNLTATANAFLEKAHSLSDQIMREGGFAIHTTGNPNADYASLFFSENLDNNKEVILGRFYSNNVLNADSWPGMFGNYEYYPLRDLLQSYLMKDGSFFTSQAGYERFSFVKEFENRDPRLSQSYAYPGWELVYSHTYAQGAGLYVQQLAKNFSGYHQIKGFQNTLSLETRNNLDIPLYRYAEVLLNFAEAKAELGILTQADLDRSINILRDRVGMPHLLVGQAIDPLMAAKYANVISEQRNLVFEVRRERRVELAFEGFRFSDLMRWNAGKLLENKREGIYFAGLGKHDMTGDGIPDVVLLQASASIPEVKEKNSLGRELQYYRVGTFGQDVGVFLSEGNSGTVETIERTGTFEEPKYYYRPIPQSEILLNGNLTQIFGW; this is encoded by the coding sequence GTGGCAGCTGTCCTGGCGCTTAGTAGCTGCAACGACGACTTTATGGATCGTATCCCCGAAACGGAGATCAGCAGGGAGAGCTTTTTCAATACTGCAGATGATCTTGATCTATATTTGATCGGTCTTTACGACTTTTCTGGCATCGGCATCTATCAAGCTGATGCAACGACCGATAATGCGAGCACGACGGGAAACATGGAAATTAAAAATATCATGACCGGCAACGCTTCTGCTGCGACGATTACTACCGGATGGGGAAGGGAAAACTGGGAACAATTGCGTAAAGCCAATTTTTTTCTCGAAAATTTTGATAAGGCGCAAATAAGCGAAAGCGAAAAAGCACATTATGAAGGTTTAGGGCGCTATTTTCGGGCGCGCTTTTACGTAGAAAAAGTGAAGCGTTTCTCCGATGTGCCTTGGATTGATAAAACGCTGGAGGTAAACGATGAGGAATATCTTACTGCTGGGCGCGATCCACGCGAACTGGTCGTGAGCAAGATTATGGAAGATTTCGAATATGCAGCTACGCATGTCCATGCTTCAGCAAGCTTGGGGGCGGTGAGTAAATGGGTTGTTTTGCAGGAATATAGCCGTTTTGCCTTGTACGAAGGAACCTATCGTAAATACCACAACGAACTCAACCTCACCGCGACCGCTAACGCATTTCTGGAAAAGGCACATAGTTTGAGCGATCAGATCATGCGCGAAGGCGGCTTTGCTATTCACACAACGGGCAACCCAAATGCCGACTACGCTAGCTTGTTCTTTAGCGAAAACCTCGATAACAACAAAGAAGTAATCTTAGGACGTTTTTATAGCAACAATGTGCTGAATGCTGATTCCTGGCCCGGCATGTTTGGTAACTACGAGTACTATCCACTGCGTGATTTGCTGCAATCCTACCTGATGAAAGATGGTTCGTTTTTTACAAGCCAAGCGGGTTATGAGCGATTTTCTTTCGTAAAAGAATTTGAAAACCGCGACCCACGCTTGTCGCAGTCTTATGCATACCCCGGTTGGGAATTGGTGTATTCGCATACCTATGCACAAGGAGCAGGTTTGTACGTACAGCAGCTGGCAAAAAACTTTTCTGGCTATCACCAAATCAAAGGTTTCCAAAATACGCTAAGCCTGGAAACCAGAAATAATCTGGATATTCCATTGTATCGCTACGCAGAAGTATTGTTAAATTTTGCCGAAGCCAAAGCCGAACTGGGTATACTAACACAGGCTGATCTAGATCGTAGTATCAATATTTTGCGCGATCGCGTCGGTATGCCGCATCTTCTGGTAGGCCAGGCCATTGATCCGCTGATGGCGGCAAAGTATGCTAACGTAATCAGTGAGCAGCGCAATTTGGTGTTTGAAGTGCGTCGCGAACGTCGCGTGGAATTGGCTTTTGAAGGATTTCGTTTCAGCGATTTGATGCGATGGAATGCCGGAAAATTGTTAGAAAATAAACGTGAAGGCATCTATTTCGCTGGTTTGGGGAAGCATGATATGACGGGCGATGGTATACCAGATGTGGTATTGCTGCAAGCTTCGGCATCCATTCCGGAGGTAAAAGAGAAAAATAGTTTAGGTCGGGAGTTGCAATACTATCGTGTAGGCACTTTCGGTCAAGATGTGGGCGTTTTCCTTTCCGAAGGCAATAGCGGAACGGTAGAAACGATCGAACGGACGGGTACATTCGAAGAACCTAAATATTATTATCGTCCGATTCCACAATCGGAAATATTATTAAATGGTAACTTAACACAAATATTTGGCTGGTAA
- a CDS encoding DUF1572 family protein, which yields MEANYITGVVKQFRYYKKLGEEAMQQLTDAQLFWRYHEENNSIALIVHHLAGNMLSRFTDFLTTDGEKATRNRDAEFAVEPNDRAALMTMWEKGWSCLLTTVEDLTADQLQHIVYIRNEGHTVVEALNRQLAHYPYHIGQIVFVAKMLTGENWKSLSIARNKSADYNTEKFAREPSTKHFTDEV from the coding sequence ATGGAGGCTAATTATATAACGGGTGTCGTCAAACAATTTCGGTATTACAAAAAACTGGGCGAGGAGGCTATGCAGCAGCTAACGGATGCACAGCTATTTTGGCGTTATCATGAGGAGAATAATAGTATTGCCCTTATCGTCCATCATCTTGCGGGAAATATGCTTTCGCGCTTTACCGATTTTTTAACGACCGATGGCGAAAAGGCTACGCGCAATCGCGATGCGGAGTTTGCGGTGGAGCCGAACGATCGTGCAGCGTTAATGACGATGTGGGAAAAAGGCTGGTCTTGTTTGTTGACTACCGTCGAGGATTTAACGGCCGATCAGTTGCAGCACATCGTTTATATAAGAAATGAAGGACATACCGTCGTCGAAGCGCTCAACAGGCAACTCGCGCATTATCCCTATCATATTGGTCAAATCGTGTTTGTTGCCAAGATGCTAACCGGCGAGAATTGGAAAAGTCTCTCTATTGCGCGAAACAAGTCGGCCGATTACAATACGGAAAAGTTTGCGCGCGAGCCATCAACAAAACATTTTACGGACGAGGTTTGA
- a CDS encoding PepSY-like domain-containing protein, with the protein MYKLISRTFLAVAASITLFSCSDNNDFNETGGETIEVSALPEASRATLNTYFNEASVTSAKKSSSANIYGSIYSALLSNGFEIDFNENGLWTEIESEKNLAIPTQFLQDELPKVQTYLAANYANNVVVEIERERYGFTIELNNGIDLVFDQEQNLIGVDLDEDDDDEVRITFEELPENSRTFINTRFEGATAVTVKKETDDNQVSYDVYLNNGIKIEFDAAGNWTAIESKGNVAIPSTAIPAAIAQYLVQQYAAYVLTEIEINDNGGFTVEIENRLTTRDMELIFDANGNFLRLDD; encoded by the coding sequence ATGTACAAACTAATTTCCCGCACTTTCCTAGCTGTAGCGGCCTCCATCACCTTATTTAGCTGTAGTGATAACAATGACTTTAACGAAACCGGCGGCGAAACCATTGAAGTTTCTGCCCTTCCTGAGGCATCGAGAGCCACATTAAACACCTACTTCAATGAGGCGAGCGTTACATCAGCGAAAAAATCGAGCAGCGCCAATATTTACGGCTCCATTTACTCTGCACTTTTAAGCAATGGCTTTGAAATTGATTTTAACGAGAATGGATTGTGGACAGAGATCGAAAGCGAAAAAAACCTCGCTATTCCAACCCAATTTTTGCAAGACGAATTGCCAAAGGTACAGACTTATTTAGCCGCTAATTATGCTAATAACGTTGTTGTAGAGATTGAACGGGAACGTTACGGCTTTACCATCGAATTAAATAATGGTATCGACTTGGTCTTTGATCAGGAACAAAACTTAATCGGCGTAGATTTGGATGAGGATGACGACGACGAAGTACGCATCACGTTCGAAGAATTGCCTGAAAACAGCCGTACGTTTATCAATACGCGGTTTGAAGGTGCTACGGCCGTAACAGTTAAAAAAGAAACGGACGATAACCAAGTATCTTATGATGTTTACCTGAACAACGGTATCAAGATTGAGTTTGATGCAGCGGGCAACTGGACTGCGATTGAAAGCAAGGGCAATGTCGCCATTCCTTCCACAGCTATTCCAGCAGCGATCGCACAGTACTTGGTACAACAATACGCGGCCTACGTTTTGACAGAAATTGAAATCAACGATAACGGCGGCTTCACGGTAGAAATCGAGAACAGATTAACTACGCGCGACATGGAGCTGATATTTGATGCTAACGGTAACTTTCTTCGCTTAGACGATTAA